In Kordia antarctica, the following proteins share a genomic window:
- a CDS encoding 3-hydroxyacyl-CoA dehydrogenase/enoyl-CoA hydratase family protein — protein sequence MKRSINKIAVIGSGIMGSGIACHFANIGVEVLLLDIVPRELTDKEQAKGLTLEDKVVRNRMVNDHLMASLKSKPSPIYSQKFANRISTGNLEDDLHKIKDVDWIIEVVVERLDIKQKVFAQVEKHRKPGTLITSNTSGIPISFMNEGRSEDFQKHFAVTHFFNPPRYLRLFEVVPGPNCKQEVTDFLMMYGEKFLGKTSVLAKDTPAFIGNRIGIFGIQSLFHQVKELGLTVEEVDKLTGPVIGRPKSATFRTVDVVGLDTLVHVANGIYENCPNDEAHDLFKLPSFINTMMENKWLGSKTGQGFYKKNVDAEGKKEILTLDLNTLEYRSSQKAKFATLELTKTIDKPIDRFKVLIGGKDKAGEFYRKNFAAMFAYVQNRIPEISDELYRIDDAMKAGFGWENGPFEIWDAIGIEKGVELMKAEGKEVASWVTEMIAAGETKFYTVKDGATYYYDIPAKAQTKKPGQDAFIILDNIRKSKEVWKNSEAVIEDLGDGILNLEFQSKMNTIGGGVLQGINKAIDLAETDFQGLVIGNQAANFSVGANIGMIFMMAVEQEYDELNLAIKMFQNTMMRARYSSIPVVVAPHGMTLGGGCELSMHADKVVAAAETYIGLVEFGVGVIPGGGGSKEMALRASDTFRKGDVELNVLQEYFLTIGMAKVATSAYEAFDMGILQQGKDVVVVNKDRQIATAKAHAKLMAESGYTQPAPRKDVKVLGKQALGMFLVGTDAMEASKYISEHDQKIANKLAYVMAGGDLSEPTLVTEEYLLDLEREAFLSLCTERKTLERIQHMLKTGKPLRN from the coding sequence ATGAAACGATCAATTAACAAAATAGCAGTCATCGGTTCTGGAATCATGGGTTCTGGAATTGCCTGTCATTTTGCAAATATTGGAGTTGAGGTATTACTGTTAGATATAGTACCTCGTGAACTCACCGATAAAGAACAAGCAAAAGGATTGACGCTTGAAGATAAAGTAGTGCGTAACAGAATGGTCAACGATCATTTAATGGCGTCCTTAAAATCAAAACCTTCTCCTATTTATTCTCAGAAATTTGCAAATAGAATTTCTACAGGAAACTTAGAAGATGATTTACACAAAATAAAAGATGTCGACTGGATTATTGAAGTTGTTGTTGAACGATTAGACATCAAACAAAAAGTATTTGCACAAGTTGAAAAACACAGAAAACCAGGAACGTTAATTACATCGAACACTTCTGGTATTCCGATTAGTTTCATGAATGAAGGTCGCAGCGAAGACTTCCAGAAGCATTTCGCGGTAACGCATTTCTTCAATCCGCCGCGATATTTAAGATTATTCGAAGTTGTTCCAGGACCAAATTGTAAGCAAGAAGTTACAGACTTCTTAATGATGTATGGTGAAAAATTCCTTGGAAAAACTTCGGTTTTAGCAAAAGATACGCCGGCTTTTATTGGAAATAGAATTGGAATCTTCGGAATTCAGAGTTTATTTCATCAAGTAAAAGAATTAGGATTAACGGTTGAAGAAGTTGATAAATTAACTGGTCCTGTTATTGGTCGTCCAAAATCAGCAACGTTCAGAACAGTTGATGTTGTAGGATTAGATACATTGGTGCACGTTGCCAACGGAATCTACGAAAACTGTCCTAACGACGAAGCGCACGATTTATTCAAACTTCCAAGTTTCATCAATACAATGATGGAAAACAAATGGTTAGGAAGCAAAACTGGACAAGGTTTCTATAAGAAGAATGTAGATGCAGAAGGAAAAAAAGAAATTCTAACCTTAGACTTAAACACATTAGAATACAGAAGTAGTCAAAAAGCAAAATTTGCTACGTTAGAATTAACAAAAACGATTGACAAACCAATTGATAGATTTAAAGTATTAATTGGCGGAAAAGATAAAGCAGGCGAATTCTACCGTAAAAACTTCGCCGCAATGTTTGCGTATGTTCAAAATAGAATTCCTGAAATCTCAGACGAATTATACCGAATTGATGATGCAATGAAAGCTGGTTTCGGTTGGGAAAATGGTCCTTTCGAAATTTGGGATGCAATCGGAATTGAAAAAGGTGTTGAATTAATGAAAGCCGAAGGCAAAGAAGTTGCTTCTTGGGTAACTGAAATGATTGCTGCTGGAGAAACAAAATTCTACACCGTAAAAGATGGTGCAACTTATTATTACGACATTCCAGCGAAAGCGCAAACAAAAAAACCAGGTCAAGATGCATTCATTATTTTAGACAACATTCGTAAATCGAAAGAAGTTTGGAAAAACAGTGAAGCTGTTATTGAAGATTTAGGCGACGGAATCCTAAACTTAGAATTTCAGTCAAAAATGAATACAATTGGTGGCGGCGTTTTACAAGGAATCAACAAAGCAATTGATTTAGCTGAAACAGATTTTCAAGGATTAGTTATTGGAAATCAAGCCGCAAACTTCTCAGTTGGAGCAAATATCGGAATGATTTTTATGATGGCTGTGGAGCAAGAATATGACGAGTTAAACTTGGCAATCAAAATGTTCCAAAACACAATGATGCGTGCGCGGTATTCTTCTATTCCTGTAGTTGTTGCGCCTCACGGAATGACACTTGGTGGCGGATGCGAGCTTTCTATGCATGCGGATAAAGTAGTCGCTGCGGCGGAAACGTACATTGGATTGGTTGAATTTGGCGTTGGAGTAATTCCTGGCGGCGGTGGATCAAAAGAAATGGCATTAAGAGCTTCGGATACATTTAGAAAAGGTGATGTAGAATTGAACGTATTACAAGAATACTTCTTAACCATCGGAATGGCTAAAGTTGCAACTTCTGCATACGAAGCATTTGATATGGGAATTTTACAACAAGGAAAAGATGTTGTTGTGGTAAACAAAGATCGTCAAATCGCAACAGCGAAAGCACATGCGAAATTAATGGCAGAATCTGGATATACGCAACCTGCTCCTAGAAAAGATGTAAAAGTTCTTGGAAAACAAGCATTAGGAATGTTCTTAGTAGGAACTGACGCAATGGAAGCTAGTAAATATATCAGTGAACACGATCAGAAAATTGCCAACAAACTTGCCTATGTAATGGCTGGTGGAGATTTATCTGAACCAACATTGGTCACAGAGGAATATTTATTAGACCTAGAACGCGAAGCTTTCTTAAGTTTATGTACAGAACGAAAAACGTTGGAACGTATTCAGCATATGTTGAAAACGGGGAAACCTTTACGTAATTAA
- a CDS encoding AMP-dependent synthetase/ligase produces MTNVTRLFDFPYYQLATYPLAKSLTSFHKGQWVSTSTQEYIDQANAISRGLLRLGVQPNDKIAVISSTNRTEWNIMDIGILQTGAQNVPIYPTISKEDYEYILNHSEAIYCFASDAEIVEKLNAIKGNTKLKGVYTFDEVAGEQHWSEVKKSGEDTSNEAELQARKDAVTPDDLATLIYTSGTTGRPKGVMLSHNNLVSNVLDSQKRVPLHIGKARALSFLPVCHVFERMILYLYQYCGIEIFFAESIEKISDNLKEVKPHVMTAVPRLYEKVYDKIYAKGADLTGIKKTLFFWAIELGLKYEPYRQNGWWYETQLKIARKLIFSKWQEGLGGNLELMVSGSAPLQARLTRVFAAAGIPIMEGYGLTETSPVVTVNDVRDGGFQVGTVGKVIDNVEVKIASDGEILVKGPNVMQGYFKDPEKTASVMSDGYFHTGDIGEVCDEGFLKITDRKKDMFKTSGGKYVIPALIENKFKESRFIEQIMVIGEGEKMPAALIQPNFEFIKDWIKKKKKNIGTSEKEICASEEITARIQKEVDEANENFGKWEQIKRFELIPKVWSIDGGELTPTMKMKRKVIKEIYKDCYERIYDRA; encoded by the coding sequence ATGACTAATGTAACCCGACTATTTGATTTTCCCTACTACCAATTAGCAACTTATCCATTAGCGAAATCCTTAACTTCCTTTCATAAAGGACAATGGGTTTCTACATCAACACAAGAATACATAGATCAAGCAAATGCTATTAGTAGAGGTTTATTGCGTTTAGGTGTGCAACCAAATGACAAAATTGCCGTCATTTCGTCCACAAACAGAACAGAATGGAATATAATGGACATTGGTATTTTACAAACTGGTGCGCAAAATGTTCCTATATATCCAACAATTTCGAAAGAAGATTACGAATATATTTTAAATCATTCAGAAGCAATTTATTGTTTTGCTTCAGATGCTGAAATCGTTGAAAAACTAAATGCTATCAAAGGAAATACCAAACTAAAAGGTGTCTATACTTTTGATGAAGTAGCTGGCGAACAACATTGGTCTGAAGTTAAAAAATCTGGAGAAGACACAAGTAATGAAGCTGAATTACAAGCTCGAAAAGATGCCGTAACTCCAGATGATTTAGCTACCTTAATATATACATCAGGAACTACAGGAAGACCAAAAGGTGTAATGTTGTCACATAACAACTTAGTTTCAAACGTATTAGATAGTCAAAAACGTGTTCCTTTACATATTGGAAAAGCAAGAGCATTGAGTTTCTTACCAGTTTGTCACGTATTTGAACGTATGATTTTATATCTATACCAATATTGTGGAATTGAAATTTTCTTTGCAGAATCGATCGAAAAAATCAGTGATAATTTAAAAGAAGTAAAACCACATGTAATGACGGCTGTTCCGCGTTTATATGAAAAAGTATATGACAAAATTTACGCTAAAGGAGCTGATTTAACAGGAATTAAAAAGACGTTATTTTTCTGGGCGATAGAACTTGGATTAAAATACGAACCATACAGACAAAACGGTTGGTGGTATGAAACACAATTAAAAATTGCTCGTAAGCTAATATTTAGCAAATGGCAAGAAGGTTTGGGCGGAAATCTTGAACTAATGGTTTCTGGAAGTGCGCCATTGCAAGCACGTTTGACACGAGTTTTTGCTGCGGCAGGAATTCCAATTATGGAAGGTTACGGATTGACGGAAACATCTCCTGTTGTCACTGTAAATGATGTACGTGACGGCGGATTCCAAGTAGGAACTGTTGGGAAAGTTATTGACAACGTAGAAGTGAAAATTGCAAGTGACGGAGAAATTTTAGTCAAAGGTCCAAATGTAATGCAAGGCTATTTTAAAGATCCTGAAAAAACGGCAAGTGTAATGTCTGATGGATATTTCCATACTGGAGATATTGGAGAAGTTTGCGATGAAGGATTCTTGAAAATTACGGATCGTAAAAAAGATATGTTCAAAACTTCTGGTGGAAAATATGTAATTCCAGCATTAATTGAAAACAAATTCAAAGAATCTAGATTCATAGAACAAATTATGGTAATTGGTGAAGGTGAAAAAATGCCTGCTGCGCTTATTCAACCAAACTTTGAATTCATAAAAGATTGGATCAAGAAGAAAAAGAAAAACATCGGAACTTCTGAAAAAGAAATATGTGCTTCTGAAGAAATTACTGCACGTATTCAGAAAGAAGTGGATGAAGCCAACGAAAATTTTGGAAAGTGGGAACAAATCAAACGTTTTGAATTGATACCGAAAGTTTGGTCTATTGATGGTGGCGAATTAACACCAACGATGAAAATGAAACGAAAAGTCATCAAAGAAATCTATAAAGATTGTTACGAACGAATATACGATCGTGCATAA
- a CDS encoding MarR family winged helix-turn-helix transcriptional regulator: MKEKTIDHVMRATWQAISKMYNEEAGKFGSTMATGFTLLSIDQEGGTPSTMLGPKMGMEATSLSRTLKGMEEKGLIHRKRNPKDGRSVLICLTDFGREMRAVSKTTVLRFNDAIRANIDEDKLKNFYEVSEVILELISNKKIYTSDMEVTLEHTK, from the coding sequence ATGAAAGAAAAAACGATAGATCATGTAATGAGAGCCACTTGGCAAGCCATTTCCAAAATGTATAATGAGGAAGCCGGAAAATTTGGCAGCACTATGGCAACAGGTTTCACATTACTTAGTATTGATCAAGAAGGCGGAACTCCATCCACTATGTTAGGCCCCAAAATGGGCATGGAAGCCACTAGCCTATCTCGCACCTTAAAAGGTATGGAAGAAAAAGGACTTATTCACCGAAAAAGAAATCCTAAAGATGGACGAAGTGTTCTTATTTGTTTAACAGATTTCGGACGAGAAATGCGCGCCGTTTCCAAAACAACAGTTTTACGTTTCAATGATGCCATTCGTGCAAATATTGATGAAGACAAACTAAAAAATTTCTACGAAGTCTCAGAAGTTATTTTGGAACTCATTAGCAACAAGAAAATCTATACTTCTGATATGGAAGTTACATTAGAACATACTAAATAA
- a CDS encoding eCIS core domain-containing protein codes for MMFATASHKKDNAEKTNNSFIQKKNSSKSANANTFIQPKLSIGQPNDKYEQEADTIASKVVGMSNATESSQTTSTLQKKSISATNTSQPQRKALANTISPIVQKASNNSNKNKTTSNDISQKLNSRNGKGESMEPNTKDFMENRFGTSFSDVRIHKDENAVQMSQNLGARAFTNGSNIYFNKGQYSPNSTGGKHLLAHELTHTIQQKGTNAVQRSIIQKQAAPGSELTRLREILNWYNVPETEVIAIFGSLNVADSNTALNDYALKQKAGSALDNDEMFIAMRYSDGTIKKRLEWMFYEGTNWVDVQMLLSENKQSVASIRNSTTMRTNFALICDNNTMVQAVDALGGDLNFKLNWMAHEGASTQTVYDKIRIASNAELTATLADADTLLQLQSDFSTSTYNRIVQMLNGLLVWEEIDTNATERHFEDTDGDGVWEEKDYNWNVNYDIEYHRDRLKILLRIELDGVTVPAATQTAWLAGIRNRWNGHFHIVGPRRLAIEVDPEFTDDDNHASVDVHAGSGRANKTNWYLGNSTPDTVAHEVGHMIGLEDEYRLSTTEYTRLIGSSPTAVGSTAVPHAASGSFSSSDMIMQSGVGNVQRRHLSSFVTWLNSNRLPGEAVYRIMPGP; via the coding sequence ATGATGTTCGCAACTGCTTCACACAAAAAAGATAATGCAGAGAAAACTAACAATTCTTTTATCCAAAAAAAGAATTCTAGCAAATCGGCGAATGCGAATACATTTATTCAACCAAAACTTAGCATTGGGCAACCGAATGACAAATACGAACAAGAAGCCGACACTATTGCGAGTAAAGTAGTTGGTATGTCAAATGCTACTGAGAGTTCTCAAACTACATCGACGCTTCAAAAAAAATCTATTTCCGCTACTAATACATCACAACCACAACGAAAAGCATTAGCAAATACTATTAGTCCCATTGTTCAAAAAGCTAGTAATAATTCGAATAAAAACAAAACAACTTCTAATGATATTAGTCAAAAGTTAAATAGCAGAAACGGAAAAGGCGAAAGCATGGAACCGAATACCAAAGACTTTATGGAAAATAGATTTGGTACAAGTTTCAGTGATGTTCGCATTCATAAAGATGAAAATGCGGTACAAATGAGTCAAAATTTGGGTGCGCGCGCATTTACAAATGGTTCAAATATTTATTTCAACAAAGGGCAATATTCGCCAAATTCTACAGGCGGAAAACATCTTTTAGCACATGAACTCACACATACAATTCAACAGAAAGGTACGAACGCAGTACAAAGATCAATTATTCAAAAACAAGCTGCTCCAGGAAGTGAATTGACAAGACTTAGAGAAATACTTAATTGGTATAATGTTCCCGAAACAGAAGTCATTGCAATTTTTGGAAGTTTGAATGTTGCTGATTCTAATACCGCTTTGAATGATTATGCATTAAAGCAAAAAGCAGGTTCCGCTTTGGACAATGATGAAATGTTTATTGCCATGCGCTATTCTGATGGTACTATTAAAAAAAGATTGGAATGGATGTTTTATGAAGGTACTAATTGGGTAGACGTCCAAATGTTGCTTTCTGAAAATAAGCAAAGTGTTGCTTCCATTAGAAATAGTACGACTATGCGAACTAATTTTGCATTAATTTGTGACAATAATACAATGGTTCAAGCAGTAGATGCCTTGGGCGGCGATCTTAATTTTAAGCTCAATTGGATGGCGCATGAAGGCGCAAGTACACAAACCGTATATGATAAAATACGAATTGCATCAAATGCAGAATTAACAGCAACTTTAGCGGATGCAGATACATTACTTCAATTGCAAAGTGATTTTTCAACAAGTACATACAACAGAATTGTGCAAATGCTAAATGGATTGTTAGTTTGGGAAGAAATTGACACTAACGCTACTGAGAGGCATTTTGAAGACACTGATGGTGATGGCGTATGGGAAGAAAAAGATTATAATTGGAATGTAAATTACGATATTGAATATCATCGTGATCGATTAAAAATACTTTTACGTATAGAACTCGATGGTGTAACAGTGCCAGCCGCTACGCAAACTGCTTGGCTTGCAGGTATTAGAAATCGTTGGAATGGACATTTTCATATTGTTGGGCCTAGACGACTTGCCATTGAAGTTGATCCTGAATTTACAGATGATGATAATCATGCTTCTGTAGATGTACATGCTGGTTCAGGAAGAGCAAACAAAACAAATTGGTATTTGGGGAATTCTACTCCCGACACCGTTGCGCATGAAGTTGGACATATGATTGGTTTAGAAGATGAATATCGACTCTCAACTACTGAATACACGCGACTAATTGGATCTAGTCCGACGGCTGTTGGTTCCACGGCTGTACCTCATGCCGCATCTGGAAGTTTTTCCTCTTCAGATATGATAATGCAAAGTGGAGTTGGAAATGTGCAAAGAAGACATCTTTCTTCATTTGTAACTTGGCTTAATTCAAATAGATTACCTGGAGAAGCTGTATATCGAATAATGCCTGGTCCATGA
- a CDS encoding leucine-rich repeat protein: MLDGQTVIAIGDTAFEDFSLTNVIIPNSVTTIGVKAFNNNLLTNITISDFVTSIGIRAFQSNQLNSVTLGNSLVTIGNYSFNYNTLTHVTIPNSVTSIGFAAFENNLLASVTIGNSVETIDQDAFASNPLTSVSIPNSVISIGESAFEYTMLATVTLGNSLEIIGDSAFAYSEASLLTSVTIPESVTFIGPGAFIGNPSLSGFNFPSINYYDSSWAASGGTIYNNGDTTTDFVSSYTLTKTAIIYSITYHLDGGTATNPASYNVEDSEIILNAATKNGYIFDGWYTEDTFMNEVTSIAAGSNGNIDLYAAFENVTVAPKVFLQGAALNPATEETSLMRDDLRSNNYIPTTSPYGDGLTCDANVLNASGTANNDIVDWVWIELRDATDNTLVKASRSALLQRDGNIVEVDGISYLKFEVATDNYYVAVHHRNHLGIISNNTIALSKTVTTVDFTDANNQITFGSNAQTTFGMQTGKIAMWTGNVNNDTVV; the protein is encoded by the coding sequence ATGTTAGATGGACAAACAGTAATTGCTATTGGAGATACTGCTTTTGAAGATTTTTCATTAACCAATGTAATAATTCCTAATTCTGTAACTACTATTGGCGTTAAGGCTTTTAATAATAACTTATTAACTAATATCACAATTTCTGATTTTGTAACTTCAATTGGAATTAGAGCTTTTCAGTCCAATCAATTAAACAGCGTAACCCTTGGTAATTCGTTAGTAACCATTGGAAATTATTCTTTTAATTATAACACTTTAACACATGTAACAATTCCAAACTCTGTAACTTCTATTGGATTTGCTGCCTTTGAAAATAATTTATTGGCTAGCGTAACCATTGGTAATTCAGTAGAAACTATTGATCAAGATGCTTTTGCTTCTAATCCATTAACAAGTGTGTCAATTCCAAACTCAGTAATTTCTATTGGAGAAAGTGCTTTTGAATATACCATGTTAGCTACTGTAACACTTGGTAATTCGTTAGAAATAATTGGAGATAGTGCTTTTGCTTACAGTGAAGCAAGTTTATTAACTAGCGTAACAATTCCTGAATCTGTAACTTTTATTGGTCCTGGTGCTTTCATCGGTAATCCGTCATTATCAGGATTTAACTTTCCAAGTATAAATTATTATGATTCAAGTTGGGCAGCTTCTGGAGGTACAATTTACAATAATGGAGATACTACTACTGATTTTGTGAGTTCATATACACTTACTAAGACAGCAATTATCTATTCAATAACATATCATTTAGATGGTGGTACAGCAACAAACCCAGCAAGTTATAATGTTGAAGACTCAGAAATCATATTGAATGCAGCAACCAAAAATGGCTATATATTTGATGGTTGGTATACAGAAGACACTTTTATGAATGAAGTTACAAGTATTGCAGCTGGAAGCAACGGGAATATAGACTTATACGCTGCTTTTGAAAATGTTACGGTAGCACCTAAAGTTTTCTTGCAAGGAGCAGCACTAAATCCAGCAACCGAAGAAACATCGCTTATGCGCGACGATTTACGGAGTAACAATTATATTCCAACAACTTCGCCGTATGGAGATGGACTCACGTGTGATGCAAATGTTTTAAATGCTTCAGGTACTGCAAACAATGACATCGTAGATTGGGTTTGGATAGAATTACGCGATGCTACCGATAATACGTTGGTAAAAGCATCACGTTCTGCTTTGCTTCAACGCGATGGAAACATTGTAGAAGTTGATGGAATCTCTTATCTCAAATTTGAAGTTGCAACTGATAACTATTATGTGGCAGTTCATCATAGAAATCACTTAGGAATCATTTCAAACAATACAATTGCTTTATCCAAAACTGTCACTACTGTAGATTTTACAGATGCTAACAATCAAATTACCTTTGGAAGTAATGCACAAACGACCTTTGGCATGCAAACTGGAAAAATTGCCATGTGGACAGGAAATGTAAATAATGACACTGTTGTTTAA
- a CDS encoding acetyl-CoA C-acyltransferase: protein MKTAYIVKAYRTAVGKAPKGVFRFKRTDELAAETIQYMMNELPNFDKKRIDDVIVGNAMPEGAQGLNMARLISLMGLDIVDVPGVTVNRFCSSGIETIGIAAAKIQAGMADCIIAGGAESMSSVPMTGFKAELNYDIVNAGHEDYYWGMGNTAEAVANQFKVSREDQDEFAYNSHMKALKAQAEDRFQDQIVPITVDQTYVDENGKKATKSYTVTKDEGPRKGTSVAVLNKLRPVFAAGGSVTAGNSSQMSDGAAFVLVMSEEMVKELNLEPIARLVNYAAAGVEPRIMGIGPVKAIPKVLKQAGLQQNDIELIELNEAFASQSLAVMRELNLNQDIVNVNGGAIALGHPLGCTGAKLSVQLFDEMRKRNMQGKYGMVTMCVGTGQGAAGVFEFLS, encoded by the coding sequence ATGAAAACAGCATACATAGTAAAAGCATACAGAACTGCCGTAGGAAAAGCTCCAAAAGGTGTGTTCAGATTTAAAAGAACAGATGAATTGGCAGCAGAAACCATTCAATACATGATGAATGAATTGCCAAATTTTGACAAAAAACGTATTGATGACGTGATTGTTGGAAACGCAATGCCAGAAGGTGCGCAAGGACTCAACATGGCACGTTTAATCTCACTTATGGGATTAGACATTGTAGATGTTCCAGGAGTTACGGTAAATCGTTTTTGTTCCTCAGGAATTGAAACCATTGGAATTGCAGCTGCAAAAATTCAAGCAGGAATGGCAGATTGCATTATTGCAGGTGGTGCGGAAAGTATGAGTTCTGTTCCAATGACAGGATTCAAAGCCGAATTGAATTACGACATCGTAAATGCAGGTCATGAAGATTATTATTGGGGAATGGGAAATACGGCGGAAGCTGTTGCCAACCAATTTAAAGTTTCTCGTGAAGATCAAGATGAGTTTGCATACAATTCACACATGAAAGCATTAAAAGCTCAGGCGGAAGATCGTTTTCAAGATCAAATCGTTCCAATTACTGTTGATCAAACTTATGTTGATGAAAATGGTAAAAAAGCAACGAAAAGCTACACCGTAACTAAAGATGAAGGACCACGTAAAGGAACTAGCGTAGCTGTGTTAAACAAATTACGTCCTGTATTCGCTGCAGGCGGAAGTGTAACTGCTGGAAACTCGTCTCAAATGAGTGATGGCGCTGCGTTTGTATTAGTCATGAGTGAAGAAATGGTCAAAGAATTAAACTTGGAGCCAATTGCACGTTTGGTAAACTATGCTGCGGCAGGTGTTGAACCACGCATCATGGGAATTGGACCTGTAAAAGCAATTCCGAAAGTATTAAAGCAAGCAGGATTACAACAAAACGATATTGAGTTAATTGAATTGAACGAAGCGTTTGCTTCACAATCATTAGCCGTAATGCGCGAATTAAATTTAAACCAAGACATCGTAAACGTAAATGGTGGCGCCATTGCTTTAGGACATCCATTAGGTTGTACAGGAGCAAAACTATCTGTGCAATTATTTGACGAAATGCGCAAGCGTAACATGCAAGGAAAATACGGAATGGTAACCATGTGCGTAGGAACTGGACAAGGTGCAGCTGGAGTTTTTGAATTTCTTTCGTAA
- a CDS encoding Crp/Fnr family transcriptional regulator, whose product MNNSFIEAFNRFKFLKIQDLSAIFRFSSFKSFKKGEIIAREGHYCEHVFMIRKGIIRTYILTPDAEEKTIKLAKEKGFTACANSFLYQKPSTEYLEAIEDCKVFAFNIKKINEAASSNIRIMRLLHESLKEAMAEAVERVEFFTILSPEQRYERLLEESPDLIQRVPQKFLASYIGVTTVSLSRIRNRIISK is encoded by the coding sequence ATGAATAATAGTTTCATTGAGGCATTTAATCGATTTAAATTTTTAAAAATTCAAGATTTGTCAGCAATTTTTAGATTTTCTTCATTTAAAAGTTTTAAAAAAGGGGAAATTATTGCGAGAGAAGGTCATTACTGTGAACATGTTTTTATGATTAGAAAAGGGATCATTAGAACTTATATATTAACTCCTGATGCTGAGGAGAAGACAATAAAACTTGCAAAGGAAAAAGGATTTACCGCATGTGCGAATAGCTTTCTATATCAAAAACCATCAACAGAATATCTAGAAGCAATAGAAGACTGTAAAGTATTTGCATTTAACATAAAAAAAATAAATGAAGCAGCTAGTTCCAATATTAGAATTATGAGGCTTTTACATGAATCTCTGAAAGAAGCTATGGCAGAAGCTGTTGAAAGGGTTGAATTCTTCACAATACTTTCTCCCGAACAAAGATACGAACGGTTATTAGAAGAATCTCCAGATTTAATACAACGCGTTCCACAAAAATTTTTAGCATCTTACATTGGTGTCACTACGGTATCATTATCACGCATTAGGAACAGGATAATTTCAAAGTAA
- a CDS encoding four helix bundle protein: protein MKKENVIVDKSFEFALKIIQLYKILKGENEFIISKQILRSGTSIGANVQEATAGFSKKDFTHKMSIASKEARETRYWLQLLNKSNLTNTNVDIHLKEVEHLISILTKIVKTAQQNLK, encoded by the coding sequence ATGAAGAAAGAAAATGTAATAGTTGACAAAAGCTTTGAATTTGCATTAAAAATTATTCAACTATATAAAATCTTAAAAGGAGAAAATGAATTTATCATTTCGAAACAAATATTAAGAAGTGGTACAAGTATTGGAGCAAATGTGCAAGAAGCAACTGCAGGGTTTTCTAAAAAAGATTTTACACATAAGATGTCAATAGCATCAAAGGAAGCAAGAGAAACCAGATACTGGTTACAATTATTAAATAAGTCAAATTTAACAAATACAAATGTTGACATTCATTTAAAAGAAGTTGAGCACTTGATTAGCATTTTGACAAAAATTGTGAAAACAGCACAGCAGAATTTAAAATAA